In Enoplosus armatus isolate fEnoArm2 chromosome 20, fEnoArm2.hap1, whole genome shotgun sequence, the sequence gtgtgtgtgtgtgtgtgtgtgtgtgtgtgtgtagtgattCCTAAGTTGACAGAAACAGGAGTTACCCCTTTAGTCCTGCACGTTTTGGTTTTGTGCCTGTTGGCCATTTGTCTGCTGTTTTCTGCCGGCAGCATCCTGATCTCCCTCTACAACAGTGTCAGTAACCCTTATGAGACCTACATGGGGCCTGCTGGGGTCTACGCCTGCAGCTCGATCAGCGGTAAGTCACTCACATGTTAGAGCACTAAGCATCTGGGAGTAATACAAGAGGAATTgccagaaacacatttttgcacTGCACTGATGAAAATCGCTGCTGAAGACTTGAAGTGGTGATTGGGATTTCATTTTGTCCCGTTCTTTCATTTGTGACAGTACTAATGGCACTCTTTCTCCTGTagcatgtttgtctgttgtggTCCTCATTATATTTGTGGTGAACGTCAACCTGACCAACATGGCGGAGGATTTGGTGGAGAACTTTGCCGATGCCATCCCAGTGGACCTGAGGAACAAGTCTTCAAAGATGCTGCTGGGATACTACCTGATCATCCCTTACACAGTGCTCTCTCTGCTCGCCATCGCGTTGATCTACATGTACGACCACGCAGCCTATACGCATAGGAGAGAACAGCAGAGGCCTACAGAGGACGCGCCCAAGGAGATAATGATGTACTAGTGGAGTCGGTTTTCAGTGACATTGATCAATTGCTCATCAAGACTTTCTGGAGTAACTTACTGTAATGGAGAACATTACAGAAATGGgatgtatgtacagtaaaataTGGATGTACAGCTTGTTTAATGCATAATAAGaatatacagagaaaaaaacagtatgATGTTTTAATGTCTTCACACTATGAGCAACAGTTTTCACTTTGGTGTTTTAATCTGATTTGACTTGAAGTGACATTTATTAGTACATAAATCAATAAACCAATAAAGTTCATATCTTTTTGACTTTCAACTGACATTCTTTgtcagataataaaataatttaacgGTTGTTggttaaaatgataaaaacagaatcACTTTTTCAGAGAAATGTCAAATGCATCTTTAAGTCTTCAATACGTCAACATGTCTTACAAATCAACAGCTATACATAAACCCAATGACATTTTTTGTGTTATGTGTCTAAAACAATAGTTTGCATAAAATAAGGGAATGTAAATAAGCAGATGAGATAAGGTTGTTCTCCTTtatattttaaaggataagttttttttgttatttaatgttCCAGATTTACTGAAGTAAtggttaaatataaataaaaagtggcAAAGGTGGAGAAACGTGGTAAGAGGCATTTAGGGATTAATTGATCTCTGCTGCCCTCTATCTCTGAGATGGTGTAAATGCAAAGAGTTGTCTCATTCCAAATTACAAGTCAACACTTGTAAAAGAGGAGgagtaaaagagaaaatgattttgCTGATTTCATCTGATCTTTCATCAGTCATGGCTGGCAGTTGTTGGtgtttatctatttttaatTATGGGATATTTCTGTCAAACAATCTGactaaagaaagacaaaatgcaaagtAAAATAATTGTCATTTCCCTTAGACTCTCCAGGAGGCAGCACTGACTTTCCCACGGCTGGAAAACCCCAGACTTGAGATAAGTCCAACCTCTCTGTCAGATGTACCTCCACAGTCCTGTCAGACAGACTCAAGTACCCCCTCACGACACCACCTGGCCTGTTCCAAATGTGTCCATTTGATTTCATATTGAATGTTATTCAACACTATAAATCATATAGAAGTAGATATTGTTGTTGTCACATAGTGTTTAAGTGTTACAGCTGATTCAATATGtagatacattttttaattcaatcatcattttcactttcatcatcattactTTTTCAAATGAGTTGATCTACTCTACAATCTCTCCGTGTACCATATCCCCTGGGGGCTGCAGAGGTACCTCCTGGGGTAGTACCCTATAGGCTACATGGATTACTTTACTTACCCTCATCAATTCTTGGCTCATGATAGAAGCAGTGCTTAAGTTGAGCCCTTTAAACTCCGGTGATGCATTGCATCTTAACTGTATCCACTTCCATGTGGGATGAACTCGGAGAAGCCTTGATGAGAGATAAAAATTAATTACAGATctgtttaatacatttcaaaggattagaacccccccccccccaagtaaTGCTGACATATATAGTGATCGAAACAAAGCTTGCTGACTCAGAAGCTGAGATATATCTTGCTGAGAATTGGCGTCTATTGTCTCCTGGATCTTCAGACGCTCTCACAGCTGTGATTCACATGACAGTGTTGACATGAGAGCCGGGGCGAGGTGTCCTCTTACCGTTTCCCGTGTCCCATCACTCAGGGCCTAAAGTCTGTTTGGACATGCCCTTTCCAGCACCTCTCAGCTCCGCAACGCCTTATACCTGCCTTCAAAAGAACCACTCTTCCTTTAAGTCTCACACTTCAAGGGACCTGTGGAAGGATGCAGCAATCTGCTACGTGGTCGTCAGTGtgaatatgtattatatttctGAGAATGCATGCTTTCTACGGACAGACTAGAAAATCCACCATGCCTCCTGAGGTGCAGGGGTTTCAAGGCAGGAGAACCTTCGGGGAACCTTTTCAGGGTCAAGTTTATTCCATAATCCAATACGTTTCTGTTAAGTCTATTAAAGGTATTGAATTACAGCGATCAATAGTcaaattttaacatttattttcacacctGTCACCAAACTACTCCTGCCAAAACATGCATGATGTAGGATGATGCAGCCTGATGTAACCCTGCAGCTGTGACCGGCGACCCAGTGTGAAGCCGGGGCAGGTTGTATTCTCCAGAGGAGGCCACGTCAAAGCCTGTTTCAGCGCAAAATCGCCTGCTGTGAAACTGATAAGCTCttcacaacacagcacagatcTGTCAGCCATTAGAGGCcctcttattttatttttcaccctTTGAAAATCATCATTGACccactctgacctctgacagaCTGCAAGAACTAAATAGTAAAACTTCTGGATTTCTAAAATAATCCTTTCCAGTCAGCCACATGTGTGCAATACGTATCTTTACTTAACCCACTGTAGCCATGATAAAAAATGTAAGGCTCCttacagacagaaataatgacattttaaaatgatgtagGATCCCTCGATTCTGAGCATCAACCTGTTTAACAGCTGCCAGAGGAGATATTTAACTATATCTATTACTGATCTTCCCCTGTGTGCACTGAAGTGTGGAATAGCTGAATTGCTATTGAGAGAGCCCTCTCGCCGTTTGCTGTGCAAACACTGATTGA encodes:
- the LOC139303841 gene encoding clarin-3 — encoded protein: MPSTKKTLHFLSSALVTSISVGVMGYGMSTQWARTAMECTAAGSSFTNGTAEITLELFAGYMNRTFCPLFGGYDPFKVIPKLTETGVTPLVLHVLVLCLLAICLLFSAGSILISLYNSVSNPYETYMGPAGVYACSSISACLSVVVLIIFVVNVNLTNMAEDLVENFADAIPVDLRNKSSKMLLGYYLIIPYTVLSLLAIALIYMYDHAAYTHRREQQRPTEDAPKEIMMY